The segment CGTAAGGATCTCTGCCTTCATTTCCCGATATATCAAGAATATGAACTAAAAGTCTAGTTCTTTCTACATGTCTCAAAAATTCATGACCTAATCCAACACCCTTATGAGCTCCTTCAATAAGTCCTGGTATATCTGCTATAACAAAACTTTTTCCGTCTTCAATCTTTACAACACCTAGATTCGGAACAAGGGTTGTAAAATGATAATCTGCAATCTTTGGCTTAGCTGCAGTAATTGTAGATAAAAATGTTGATTTACCAACATTTGGGAATCCAAGCAATCCAACATCTGCTATCATTTTAAGTTCTAAAACAACAGTTCTTTCCTGTCCTTTTTTACCAGCTTCAGCAAAGTTAGGAGCTTGTCTAGTCGAAGTTGTAAAGTGAATATTTCCTCTTCCACCACGACCACCTTTTGCCACAACGAATACCGAATCATCATCAGATAAATCTGCTATAATTGAACCTGTACCTGCATCTCTTACTACCGTTCCTTTAGGCACTGGAATAATCAAATCAGTAGCATCTTTACCATATTGTCTTTTTCCTCTACCTATTTCACCATTACTTGCTTTAAATTTCTTTTTAAAGCGAAAGTCAATTAGAGTATTTATACTTAAATCTACTTTTAATATGATGCTTCCACCACGACCACCATTACCTCCAGCTGGCCCTCCGGATGGCTCATATTTTTCTCTTCGCCAAGCTACGGCTCCATTACCACCATTGCCGGCACTCAAATCGATTTTTACCTTATCGATAAACATAGCCTCACCCTTAATTTCTAAAAATTTAAAAGAAGCCTACCATTACTCTGGTAGGCTTTCTCATTACATTGCTTCGTTAGGATATACGCTTACTCGCTTTTTGTTTTTACCCATTCTTTCGAATCTAACGATTCCATCAGCTGTAGCAAACAATGTATCGTCACCACCGCGACCTACATTTGTTCCTGGATGAATCTTAGTTCCTCTTTGTCTGTAAAGGATGTTTCCGCTCTTAACGAATTGTCCGTCAGCTCTCTTAGCACCTAAACGTTTTGACTCACTGTCACGACCGTTTTTAGTACTACCAACACCTTTCTTATGTGCGAATAATTGTAAGTTTACTTTAATCATATCTTACACCTCCCTGCTCTTGAGAGTTATATATTCTGGATAACTTTCGAGAATACTTTCAAATCCAACAGCTATCGTCTCAAGTACGACAGATGCTTCTTTGCAATTCTCTAAAGTCTCTTGTTCTAATTTTAACAGAATATAACCTTCATCAATCTCGTAAGTAATAGAACACTCATACCTGTCTAACAAAGTATTAATACCAGTATAAGCTAATATTGATACAGCCGAACAAACTATGTCTTGTCCGGATTCTGCATAGCCAGCATGTCCGCTAACTTCATACCCGAAGACTTGATGATCATGTTTTAATAATTCGACTCGAACCATAATACTAACCGTTGATCTTGTTGATCACTACTTTTGTATAAGGTTGACGATGTCCTTGTTTCTTTCTGTAGTCTTTCTTAGCTCTGTATTTAAATACGATAACTTTTTTGCCTTTACCGTGTTTTTCTACAGTTGCATCTACATTAGCGCCATCTACATATGGCTTACCAACTTTAACGTCTCCGTTTTCAGAAACTAACAATACTTTGTCAAATTTAAAGTTTTCACCTTCGATTACGTCCAATTTTTCAACGAATAATTGATCGCCCTCTTGAACTCTGTATTGCTTTCCACCTGTTTCAATAATTGCGTACATTCAAAACACCTCCTCTAACCAGTCTCGCCAAAATTCAGGTACTGCCTAGCAGTTTTAAACCCAATCTGTGCGGCTTACAGCTATAGATGATATCAATTTTAGCAAACTTTGTCAATACTTTTTAGCAAATTTCTTTGTTTTTACTTGAAAATATGGCTTTATTTCATCAAAATCGAATACCAACTCTGTTTTTATGTCATATTTTTTTTCAATATCACATATTATTCTATTTAATTCTACTTTACATTTTTCATATTTAGGTGCCATTCTTAGCAAAACACAACTTGTATTTGTAGATTTAAAATACTTCCTATATTCATTCTCTATACCTATCATTAATCTTCTTATACTATGATGACTACTTTCTCTCTGGCAGGCAGCACATCTCATTTTATATTGTTTCTCTAATGGATTATAATTCCGCTGCCTTGAAATTTCAGCAAGCCCTAGCTTAGTAAATCCCCAAAAATTAGATCGCAAACAATCTTTTTTCAGCTCTGACTTAATTAATTTACTTAATTTATTTTTTTCAGAGTCACTCATTTTCATAAAGTCTATCAGAATCATCCCTGATAAATTTCTGAGAATAATTTGTCTAATACTCTCTACTGCAGCCTCTTCATTTACTTCAAATTTGAGCTTATTATCTGACTTATTGGTTTTAATCTGACTCTTTGTATTTACATCTATAACAGTCATCGCCTCGGTTTTTTCAATGACCAATTCGCCACCATTTTTTAGCTTTACACTAACATCTAGTAGCTCCTCTATTTGCTGATTTATAGCATATCTAGAACTCAGAAATTCTTGACCTTCATAGTATTTTATTAATTGTGGATTGCAATAATTTATTCTCAAATTCCACCTACAAAACTCATCATATAATTCCCGATCTTCAATTAAAATCGATTCTACTTTTTCTGATTCATAATTTTTTATTATATCCCAAAAATATTCCTTCGAACGTCTTATCAAACATGGTTCATAACCTTTAGTCATGTTTTCATTTATTCTGCTAAATTCGTTTTTCAAAAACTCTATCTGCCCATCGAACTCATCACCCGTACATTTATCAACGCCAGTTCTAAGTATGATATCATATCCAGTGATATCATACTTTTGCATTTTTTCTTTGAGCTTTTTTCTTATTTTAGTATCATTTATTTTTTTAGATATATTAATTTGTCCAGTTCCATTGTTAATCAAAACCATTTTCAAATCTCTTATTTCACTATACATGCTAACTCGCGGACCTTTATCTCCTATAGCCTCTTTGAGCACCTGCACTTGCAATATCTGTCCACGTTTTAAACTCGTACCATTTGGAATATCATCCATTCTCAAGAATGCATTTTTACCTAGTCCAATATCAACAAACGCCGCATCTATTTCAGGAAGAATAGCTTCTACTCTGCCTTTAAATATATCTCCTACCATAGGTGTTTCATTTCCTATAATTTGATAATTGCACAGCCTATTTCCTTCTAATATCATCAATCGATATTCAAGCAATCCTTTTTCAATAAATATAGTATTCATACATTTCTCCTAAATAGGTTTTACTCTCTTATCATCTTTTTCTATAAACAATTCAAGTCGCTGATATTCTATACTAATTAAATCTAGCTCTAAATTTTCCACTTCATTCATCAGTTCAACCATTTTATCGGGTTTTAGATTTCCTTCGCTACCAGTTCTGACAAGTGTTTTTAAAACTACAAATTCGCTATCCTCTACTACTAGTTCTATATTTTCTATATACGGTCTAATGTTTATTTCTCTCTTAACAATTTTCTTTTTCTTCTTTTTGACCTTTGTATATGATATATCTTCTCTCTTCATGAAGTCATTTATTACGTCCATCATAGGTCTTTCTATTTTCTCTTTTATGCAAATCAAATAGCTTCCCCATCGTATTTGCCCCATTATAGGTTTTTCTTTCTCGTCAATTATTTCTCCAGCTATGAATCTTAAG is part of the Tissierellales bacterium genome and harbors:
- the obgE gene encoding GTPase ObgE produces the protein MFIDKVKIDLSAGNGGNGAVAWRREKYEPSGGPAGGNGGRGGSIILKVDLSINTLIDFRFKKKFKASNGEIGRGKRQYGKDATDLIIPVPKGTVVRDAGTGSIIADLSDDDSVFVVAKGGRGGRGNIHFTTSTRQAPNFAEAGKKGQERTVVLELKMIADVGLLGFPNVGKSTFLSTITAAKPKIADYHFTTLVPNLGVVKIEDGKSFVIADIPGLIEGAHKGVGLGHEFLRHVERTRLLVHILDISGNEGRDPYEDFIKINDELKQYNEILANRPQIVVFNKTDLMDDDEILAYYREKIEALGYKVYYMSAATMKGVEELKYTIWQELSQVGDLEPIFEVVDEYELMLEDNEKPKYEIEFENDIYYVEGDWIEHLLNSTNFGDYDSVSYFQKRLRDIGLIEALRELGAGQDSTVDICGMEFDFFE
- the rpmA gene encoding 50S ribosomal protein L27 → MIKVNLQLFAHKKGVGSTKNGRDSESKRLGAKRADGQFVKSGNILYRQRGTKIHPGTNVGRGGDDTLFATADGIVRFERMGKNKKRVSVYPNEAM
- a CDS encoding ribosomal-processing cysteine protease Prp; its protein translation is MVRVELLKHDHQVFGYEVSGHAGYAESGQDIVCSAVSILAYTGINTLLDRYECSITYEIDEGYILLKLEQETLENCKEASVVLETIAVGFESILESYPEYITLKSREV
- the rplU gene encoding 50S ribosomal protein L21, which encodes MYAIIETGGKQYRVQEGDQLFVEKLDVIEGENFKFDKVLLVSENGDVKVGKPYVDGANVDATVEKHGKGKKVIVFKYRAKKDYRKKQGHRQPYTKVVINKING
- a CDS encoding ribonuclease E/G, whose translation is MNTIFIEKGLLEYRLMILEGNRLCNYQIIGNETPMVGDIFKGRVEAILPEIDAAFVDIGLGKNAFLRMDDIPNGTSLKRGQILQVQVLKEAIGDKGPRVSMYSEIRDLKMVLINNGTGQINISKKINDTKIRKKLKEKMQKYDITGYDIILRTGVDKCTGDEFDGQIEFLKNEFSRINENMTKGYEPCLIRRSKEYFWDIIKNYESEKVESILIEDRELYDEFCRWNLRINYCNPQLIKYYEGQEFLSSRYAINQQIEELLDVSVKLKNGGELVIEKTEAMTVIDVNTKSQIKTNKSDNKLKFEVNEEAAVESIRQIILRNLSGMILIDFMKMSDSEKNKLSKLIKSELKKDCLRSNFWGFTKLGLAEISRQRNYNPLEKQYKMRCAACQRESSHHSIRRLMIGIENEYRKYFKSTNTSCVLLRMAPKYEKCKVELNRIICDIEKKYDIKTELVFDFDEIKPYFQVKTKKFAKKY
- a CDS encoding TIGR03936 family radical SAM-associated protein; its protein translation is MSKLRLKFFKKEDMIYISHLDMMRVIQRAMKRAGMKVEYSQGFNPHPLMSFSTAVPLGLTIESEYMDIDMKDELTAQNYIDRINPYLPEGLRFIAGEIIDEKEKPIMGQIRWGSYLICIKEKIERPMMDVINDFMKREDISYTKVKKKKKKIVKREINIRPYIENIELVVEDSEFVVLKTLVRTGSEGNLKPDKMVELMNEVENLELDLISIEYQRLELFIEKDDKRVKPI